The Acomys russatus chromosome X, mAcoRus1.1, whole genome shotgun sequence genome segment CCAGTcacaaaccaacaggtgtgctttCTAAGCCTAGGCTAATGGCCGAGGggtcctctattataaaatatctttaaaacatgACATTCCAACCACACCTTTtgttgctctcaaagcagattctaaagaaacctTTCTATATCTAACactatctagccaggtactggtTTTTTGCCtttgatacatttttattgtatatgtatgggtgctttgcctacatgtacatgtgtaccgCATGTATGCAGTACCTGAGGAAACCAGAAGagtagccaggtactgttatgtcaaggtcctaacttttGTTTAACAAGATTTTGTCTGACTGCTCACAATGGTCAGACTCAAGACCATTCATTGTCTCAAttctttggccagatgccttctttcaacattcttagtgagaaaaagttttccctgtgtgaatttcattagggctgagaaataaagagaaaaatgcagttttaggagaaaagtagattttaaagtagttttaagGCAATAATACTCCTGGACCATATGTagtatttaagggcagtggtgatcagctagAGATCTttagaactttgtcaagcaaagctttaaaagctgttctggatgtctagagattgTGCTGGACAGTTGgaagtctctggaactttgtcaagaaaagcctctatgacttgttCTTATGTCTCTGACACAGGACCAAGAGTAAGTCTGGAGGGCCAGAGtgatgaagaggaaggaggataAAGCTTACCTTCCTGGGAGCCAGCCAAATCTGTTAAGTGTGTGTCTCTGGTAGAGAATGGTTCTGCAGGTTACTAGAGTCGCAAAGGAGTAGAAATGGCCTAGAAAGTAAGCCTGAAAGAGAGCTCAGGGAAGAAGTATGGGGATCctgtattttggctcatagtaCTCATTCTACCCCTTCCTCTGCAATGTTCACTGAGACATAGATACAGGAATTTTGATATAATTGTATCCATTGGTGTTAGGGTTCTTATGATCAGTTGACTTCTGCATTGTGTacagttgtagttttctgtaatggtctccactTGAGCTGAAGTTTTGGAACTAGGAACTTCAGATGAGAGGGAATTTGTAGCATTTGTTTTAGGTTTGTGCTACCTTACTCAATATAATATATTCTAggttcatccatttacctgacaCTTTCATGATTTCACTTGTTTTTGCAGCTGAATAGTATCCTGTTATGGGTATATACCGTATTTTTTACTATTCTTTCATCTGCCCAAGGATGTTTACAttggtttcatttcctgtttatttGAATAGGGCAGCAATAAACATTGCTAAGGAAGTATCAGAGGAGTAGCAAGTTAAATTCTTTAGACATATGCAAAGGAATGGCTTcgtcatatggtagatttattttgagaattctccatactgatttccagagtaGCAGCACCAATTGTATTCCACAAACAGTGAATAAGGGTTCCACTTTGCCTACAACCTTACCaacatttgttgtcagttgttttgttaTCTTAGGTATCCTGACTGCGGCAAGGTGAAATCTCAAGGTTGtttgaatttgcatttccttaattgcTAAGAATTATGAGtatttaaaagtatttgctaggtatttctgttttttttttatctttgctcAGACCCTTAGTTCATTTCTTAATTGTGTCACTTGTTTCCTtgactctttaaaattttttttgtgtatTCTGAATATTAATTCTCTGTGAGATATATAGCTTGCAAAAGATACCCTTTTGAAACACACCTCTCCATTTCTTGGCCCCTCATATTTTTctgcccttctcttttaaaagattgCCTGAGCTTTTTAGAGTGTGGTATTGATGTCCTATTTAGGGCCAAGCACCCCATCGCCACTTATTTtgtatttagaaggcaatttgaccttatgtttatttagaaaacaatagTGTCTTGTTTATTcttctactgctatgataaagtactatgaccaaggcatcttataaaagaaagcatttgattgaaGACTTGCTTATAATGTTAGAGGATAAATTTATGATCATCATGGTgagagcaggcaggaggcaggaaggtaTAGTGTTGAAGCAAtaactgagagcttacatcttgagacagccatgagagagaggggagagagagagagagagagagagagagagagagagagagagagagagagaagagagaagagagaagagagaagagagagagagaggagagagagagaagagatgagataGAGAGGAGATAgaaggagatagagagagagagagagagagagagagagagagagagagagagagagaactaactgGGAATGTCATGCACCTTTGAaatctcaccccccccccccagtgacattcttcttccaaaaaggccacaactcctaatcctttcaaaacagtttcaccaactggaggccaagcattcaaacacatgcacTGATTGGAATTACTCTTGTAGTAAGAATTTtggtctttaaaaacccagttaaattaatgtgaatatgtttttgtttcaatccaaAGTGTGGGGTATGGGGCTGTTTCAGATTGTCTACAGTCACTAACTATGGTTGTCTCCTGCTCTAGGAGAGGTGTGATTTCTGCCAACTGCAGattgtttaattctgaggactctggagagggtgtAAATAGGAGAGCACTTAGAGGGCCTGTGGAGGCTGCTGACCCTGCTGCTGCTAGTCCCTGCTGTTGCTGGTTCATCCTGCTGCATTTCCTGGATTGCtgctttgctggactgctggaatACTGGTTTGCTGGATATTCCAATGgcaaagactggacttgccctTAGGAACCTGATGCCTctgatcagcaggaagtggtctaTGCCACTTTtcctctctaaccttctttctcacctacctagcATTGGGGGGCATTGGAAGGGGttgaggtggagaagggtggtagatataagaacccaaaaaAGCCCCCAAAGTATGCGtatatattttcattcaaaccaccacaaatagGGTCTATGACCTTCCATTACTATGAAAGCTAGGTAGCATGGAAGAAGCTTCCAGCTCAgttccaaatctctctctctctctctctctctctgtctcctggtttctctgttgttttgtctgtaagtctgcctctatctctctcccATGTCCCCACTCTGAGAAGACCTTTTTTTACTCCCCCTACTCTTCCAATACACTTATTGCATtagatctgttgtgtggtgtgatcTATGCAGTATACCTTGGCTTGGACCTGCCAAGGTACCTTTCACTGCCTAATGCCAGCATTTATACTTGAATATTTCATAATGCATTTGTTGTAAGTACATAGATAACTGGCTGAGTTCATTATTGAACTATGCATTTTTGGGAATAGGTATTATTTTTTGAGTTTGTGGCAGAATATTCTTACGTCTAAGTATGTGGGATCAAATCATAATTCTCATTTAATAGATTAACTGGGATAGAATTGTGATATCTATGAAGTTCATGcttttaactaataaaaataaaataataattattcagTACTGGGGGTTTGTGTTTTCCTACATATAAAATGAGAATGATCTTAATGATCGATTTTGAAATTAAAACTATTATCATGAgcctaataaataataataaaaataatgcttgATTGATATTTTTCTGTCATAGAGTATTTTCTGATAAATTTAATTAGTCATTAGAGAATATTACTTTGTTGTCACAGCATATTTGACTAAATATCTAAGATCATTAAAGGTAAATGATTTAGAATCCTATAATGTTAGTACAGTAAATATGCAAAACGATATATTTTTGCAATTTTATAGCCACATGGAGAACCTAAACCCTAAGAGGAATGTATTGTTCTTCAGGAAGCTAGCCAGTTTAGTAATTAGTTGTGAgtatccattttttgttttgtttttgtttgtcttttgatttttattttcagacagggtctcattctgtacccaaggctgccctggaattcatatgtagctgaggctgattTTGAGCTTGTGATTTTATTGactcaggctcccaagtgctaagataaCATGTATAAGCCAACAAGCCTGGCTTAGCATTTCTTTTCTGACTGAATGTTGTTATTCTCTGATCCTCTGATACTCTTCAAATGGGTAACCTATCTTTAAATGGATagcctaatttttctttttatttttctggtttttttgttgttgttttgagacagggtctctctgtgtagccttggctgtcctagacttgctttgtagaccaggctgatcttgaactcacagtgatctgccagcctctgcctcccgagtgctgggattaaaggtgtgtgccaccacacccagctctaattTTCTATTAGTTCTCTTATAAGTAAATAACAGCATTTGAGAATtgtgtttttatataatttgtagatgattatacttttatataattcaCAGAGTTTTTGTGAGgattaactaataaaataataacatagtACTCACTATTAAGTAGCTGGTGACTTGAGCCCTGTTCATATCATTTAAAGAGTTAATAGGCCCAGAAACTTCTAGGATCCACTTCAACTGATCCTGGAAGCCCCAAACAGCCTAATGGAAAAAGATAATAATTCTTTTGTCTAAAAGTAGTTGGATAACTACTTCCTTGTCATAAATTTCCATCTTGTTGTATTCTGGATCTTACTTTGATCACTAAGATGTAAGAACAGCTTGAACTAACAGAAACTTTGTTGAGAAGCTTTGtgccttaaaaatcataaatcttAAATAACTTTGCTTGATGTTAACTCTACTCACTGTGTTACTTTTCTTCTACGTATTAAAACACTATATCATTAAAAATTTATCTAAACTCCACTCTTTGTTCAAAGGATATAATAactatatttttcttccttgaagCTTCCAATTATCTTGTTTCTCCTTCAAAAGAACAATTTCAGCTTTGAATGATACATTGACATGTGTTATGCAAGATGTCtatgaattttaatatatatggtactttaaaaattctatagAAAGCTTTATGATTATCGTCCATCTACATTATAATTTAATAGATAACTCAAAACATTTTTGTCAActatgcttcattttctttttttaaatttaattaatttattttttatttgtttttatttatttatttttattaattcattcatattacacctcaatggttatcccatcccttgtatcctcccattcctccctccctcccactttccccttactcccctcccctatgactgtgactgagggggacttcctccccctgtatatgctcatagggtatcaagtctcttcttggtagcctgctatccttcctctgagtgccaccaggcccccattcaggggacgtggtcaaggttcattttcttatttatatcaaTTAAGGATCCAATCGATTTTGCAGCTTTGCTATGCATtccctcctcatctctttttataaaattgagTATTGCAAATgaattcaataataataatataacacaGGCACAAAAGCCATAGTCTAATCTCTGTGATGTGATCATATTTCTAAGCATCGAGTACACTCTTATGTGACTAATTGATCTTGATCTCtttaattatcttatttatttgaaacagggtctcactatgtagccttggctatgtacTCACTAGATCAAGCTAGCTTCAAATTTTCAGAGACTGCCTCTCCTCTCAAGAAATAGGATTAGGAGAAAGTACTACCATACATGACCtgtttaatgattttaaaaaagacctCATTGGTTTTGGAATTTCTGTTTTTGAAGTGGTCACATTTTCATGTCAGTTTCATTTCAGAAACAGACTAAGGTATGTATTAATCAAAATGGAGCATTACCATAATAATTTAGATGGAATTTTTTCTTAGGAGTGTTGAAATTGTGGCTCTATTTATATCATTCAGAACCTCAGACAtgttatgttttcttcatttttttggaTTATATTGGCTATTATTaaaacttaaacttttaaaatctcattttcactatttctctatctctgttCTCTCCCAGCCTTTGGTAACTACTATCTTAGCATCTGTGACATTAATTTCTGTTTGCAAGTTTACAAATGGGTGATATCATAAAGTATTTGTCAATATCTACTTCATCTACATTGACAGACATATGTTCTAGCTCACATGTTATATATCCTAGGAACTCAATCAAAAAGCAAAAGATTTTGATTCATTCCATGTTTTAAGATTCAATGTTTTGTCATAGggataaatgaaatgaaaatatgactATCTGTAAAATACAAAGATTGTTTATGGCAGAAAACTTAGAGTTCTTTTCTAGTATTGGGTTGATTAGAAGGAAATAGTATTTTCTTTGGTATTATTTCCAATAATCTTTCTAATAAGGTACAAAGTGATATTAGATAACAAAGAGAGCTTTTTCTTCTGAAAGACTTGTCTTATCTCTACTGTTTAGCCACATTTGCATAGgcattttcaatttctttgtctTCAGGACATGTGTGGGCAAATTCTTCACGGGCATAGGCATTATGGAGATAGCGCCAGACTCCTGAGAATTCTGCTGGAATGTCAAAGTCACGATACTTTTTTGCAGCAACCTAGGGTTTtagaaaacaatgagaaaagttgATAGTAAAATATATCAGTTATGTTCAAAAGCCAagtttgcaaaataaaatataaaagaaataaaatagaaaagatttactattttaatgttttgtctaCAAATGTAGACAAAGGCATATTTTCCATTGCTATGCTATATACCACCAACGCACAAACCCTTCCCACTGTGCAGCCACTCATACTCAAGCTTACTTTAATAATGTTCAGTTTTGGCAACAAACTGCAGTCAGCCAGGGTTATTTGATCACCATCCAAGAACAGTCTTCTGGAAATTGTATGTTCCTCAGCACTGTCTAGATCAATTTCATCCAGAAGTGGAGTGTTTAAATAGTCATCCAGACGTTTAAATTCTCTAAGCAGGGATTTTTCAAAATCTGAGGCAATAAAATATTAAggttatttataaattattataaacattATCTTAATAACTAAATATGTTCTTAATAAGCTTCTATGGTTTACACACTGCTTAAACTGGCTCTTTTCCACTATTACACTGATGAGACAGTTAGCTCAAATGGTGAGTGTAAGTATCTTGTACCTTTCTTAAGGAGCTATACACTGGTAggagaattaaagaaagaaagaaaaatcaatatatattatcCAACACGGAAGAGTCAGAAAGTGAGAGAGGAGACTGTTTTATGACTCAGGAAAACAAGCTTATTCAAGAATGTTTACTGGAGATGCTAGGTCTTGCAGTTTAAAGAACCTCAAAAGCATAGTTCTGCAACTAGTTCACAGTTGGCCCACAAATGCTCTATTTGAACTATGCTGGTAATTGATAAGTTGAATATTGGATTCTACACACAATAAAACTCAATGCAAGGGAATTTCAGATACAGGACAGAAAATGAGGGGGAAGTGGGTTGTTTTCCAAAATGTACTATATATTTGTAAAAACTCTGTTTTAGTTCAGTAACAATGGAAGAATGAGCAAGCAACTGAGAAAAATAGACTTAAAAGGCATTCTTACTCTTATTTGCTTCCTTTTTTGTATTCTTAATATATGCAGAAAACTTGGCAAAGAGATTACATCCCACATCAAAAGATTCCTTGTACTTGGGACTCAGGTAGGGAtaccttaaaaagaaacacaggtgACTATAATTCCCACATTGTATCACAGAGATCAGGGTGTCCTAACCTTTACtgtacaaagaataaaaattatagaaaattatgCTGAAAATTGAAGGTATTCAGAAATCTTTCAGTAGAAACATAGTTTTCCTCAAGCTGAGAATATTCTAGTTTCTAAAATTCAGTTGAAATTGTGACTGTAATACaaaccttatgtatctatagcaATGCTTTAGAGTTTCGCTCCTAATTAATGCAAGGAACAAAAGCAATACGTTTTCAGTAAGTAGTAGGGAAACAAGCAGATAAAATATGTTTGTAGACTCAAGCACATAaaaacatgatcatttcattagacaCAGAAGAGACCTTTGACAGAAATCAAGCCAGCATCACTTTATTATTAAAGTTCTAGAGAGACTAGCGATCCAAGGGGCATAtcttaacataataaaggtaTTTTGCACCAAGCCAACATCATGCTAAATAGAGGAAAAACTCAGAGCATGTCTATTAAAACCAAGAACAAGACAAGGACATCAACTATCTCCATGCCTATTTAATGTAGTGCTTAAGttcctagctagagcagtaagacaagagggatacaaataggaaaagaagatggaaaaatattcTCGTTCACTGGTATGATTCTCTTCATAAAAGAACCTAAAAACTCCACAGAGATACAGCTGATAAATTCATTCAGCAAACTAGCTGAATacaaaaataagacacaaaaatCAGCAGCCTTCCTATCTATAAGCAACAAATAcactgagaaaagaataaatggaaaaataccatttaaaataGTCTCAAAATATAGTGTATCTTGAAATAAATCTAACCAAATTAGATTGCTTTTCCACATTGGAAGTAAGAAAGATTATGTCTGGAGTGCACGAACTCTTTGTGGGCATCTCTTGGTCCTAccatgtcctgtgattaaagCCAATGGGAAACTACAACAACCTAATCCAAGCAGGGTGACAAAAGGCATAGACCCTTCAGGAATAAAGGTGTGGCTCATGCCTCCAGAAAAAGAGGTAAGACCTGCTGAGGTGCTTAGTGAGTATGTAGGAAGTATAAAATGGGCAATAGGGGAGGCGGATAGAAACACTGGTTAAGGCCACACGACCAGTTGCAGAAATGAAGATTATAATTGAAATGAGtgtttctgtcatattttcttAGGATTTGTTTGTACGaagatttgtgttttctttccttgattttCTTATCGTATAATATAGCATCAATTACGATAATATCAGTGATtgtcatatttaatttttgatataCCAAAAGAGGTCTCTCAAGGAACATTGCAGTTTATTCTAAAACTTATAATGTGTTTGTGGTTGTACATGGGATAGTTATATCATGTTAGGTATAATTATGACAtggttattattttcatttggaaattaagcatAACATAAAGAGATATGATTGTGTGTCACATTGACAAGGGATGGacttgtgatggctattcttggtgttaatttgactacatctggaattaaccaTAACCTAAGCAGCTCAgtacacctgtgagagatttttcttatttaaataatttcaagtaGGAAGATGCACATTTAATCTAGATCTTTGGGGTGGGAAAATTATCTTTTAATGTGGGCTACATAATATGGCAgcttgtagtgagaattttggtttcttaaaaaaaatcagttatgttatatgaatatgtttttgttttaatcccaggcgtgtgtgggatatggggctgcttcagattgtccacagcagctagcTATGATAAGAGATGTACATCCTCTTTCTGCTCTAACCTTTCTCACTTACCTAATGTTGTGGGTTAGGAGGGATTGGGGTacagaagggtggtagatataacAACCcaataaaaatagctaaaaaatATGCCTATAGCAGACTATATAAAGGACACAGATGAATGAAGCTCTTGCTTTTTTTCAGCTTTCCCATACTgtcactggcaagtccattccttcactggcattagagcctactatATTCTGGGATTTTGGCATATACTGAAATCCCACTGAGACAACTAGCCTTGTGGACTGaaaactactggattcttggacttttctttggtagacagccattgttgtaCTAGATGGACTACAGCCTGTAAACTACTCTAATAAATTCCATATATAatcattttgttggttttgttactctagagaaccatTATTAATACACCCCTGAACAATCTATTGCTTTGCCTCTGTTAGTTCTTTCTTCTTAGCTAATGAATACATTCATGCCCTGTTAAACCTAAAGTCATACTATCCTCCTCCTACAACTTCCTCTTTTAAAGTATCATTGGGTCTTGTTCAtttctacacagcaaattccttGGTAGAgtactctttctctttttgctctGCTCATTCTCCTTAGCTGATTCCATCCATTCTCAGAGCACCAATAATTGTGACATTTCTTCGTCATCTATTCCCAAGTTGCTCCCAACATCTCTAAGTGAATGCATATATTTCAACCAAAGAACATGGTATTCCTCCATGAACCAGCCTTCTTCTTGCTCCTCTTTGCTACTGGATACACACTCCTAGGTCATGCCATTGTACATGTTGCCTAGGTCATGTCATTTTGTCACAATGATAGAAAAACTGATTACAATGGGGGAATTCATatagagagggaagaagaagagataaaTAACATAAAAGGATGTTTGGAAAAACCACGGGGAAAACCTAATATTTTTTACGATACTTAAAAGCAGTTATTCTACATGTTAGGGTAATGTTCCCCCAGGGGCAATGGGCTAtctaacaaatatgtctgtgataCCTTTCTTCAACATGTTGGTCACAGGAGTCCAAAAGATTCTCCTAAGCAATATGGCTATTCCCATTGCTTTTGGTTGCGAGTCAGGCCCAATCTTGATTAgctcttattaattaattatacagCATTAGTATTCTGTCTCCCCACTCCTACCCCATGAGTTCTTTATTTCAAGTCTacagaaattttatttctctgttttaaaatatgctaGGAATTAAAAAATCACTTGGACCGTTGTATCTATAATGTATTTGAAGTTGAAGAAGGAGCTTTATATATGTGTCTTATTGTAGGACCAGATTCCCAAACCGCTTTCAAATTAACAAGATTCCCAAATCTGGCACTCGTaaggtggctcagtgaataaaggtaCTTGCTACTGAAtctgaggacctcagtttgattctTGGGACTCACATGATGGGAGGAAATAtctgatatcacacacacacacacacacacacacacacattaattaatcaataaatgtaattttaaagttaGGAAAATCAATCTgggataaaaagataaaaaattatcTTAAGTATAATAATATCCAATATAATGCTGTACCTTGGAGGAGCCAGTATCTGCTCTAGAAACTCCTCAATTTTAATGAAATCTGTTTTCAGCTCGTTGTTATATAACAAGAATGGAGG includes the following:
- the Clic2 gene encoding chloride intracellular channel protein 2 isoform X1; the protein is MASLKASTQADPEIELFVKAGSDGESIGNCPFCQRLFMILWLKGVKFNVTTIDISRKPEALKNLAPGTNPPFLLYNNELKTDFIKIEEFLEQILAPPRYPYLSPKYKESFDVGCNLFAKFSAYIKNTKKEANKNFEKSLLREFKRLDDYLNTPLLDEIDLDSAEEHTISRRLFLDGDQITLADCSLLPKLNIIKVAAKKYRDFDIPAEFSGVWRYLHNAYAREEFAHTCPEDKEIENAYANVAKQ
- the Clic2 gene encoding chloride intracellular channel protein 2 isoform X2 codes for the protein MASLKASTQADPEIELFVKAGSDGESIGNCPFCQRLFMILWLKGVKFNVTTIDISRYPYLSPKYKESFDVGCNLFAKFSAYIKNTKKEANKNFEKSLLREFKRLDDYLNTPLLDEIDLDSAEEHTISRRLFLDGDQITLADCSLLPKLNIIKVAAKKYRDFDIPAEFSGVWRYLHNAYAREEFAHTCPEDKEIENAYANVAKQ